The nucleotide sequence CGGCTCGCGCATAGCCCCAGCGCGAAGCACCTGCAGGACACGCTGCTGGCCATCGATGCCATCTTCGCCATCCGCATGTCGCATGACATGACGCTTCCGGCCGTTCCCCTGATCACCGCGTTCGATCTGTCGAACTGGAAGTACCGTGGCGATGCCGAGCGGGGCATACGCACGCAGAGGCCGGAGTTTCGGTTCCCCGACAACTGCTTGAACGCCGCCCTGCAGGCTATTCACTATATGCAGGCCATAGAGTGGGCTTCTGCTGTGAGCAGGCAGGATGCCGCTATCACCATGGAAACCGTTCTGCACCTTCACGAGATCCTCTTGAGCGGGAAGACGGGGGACAACCGCTACCATGGTTTCAGGAGCAACTTCCTGCCGCACAAGAAAGGATCCGACCCCACCGCCATCCCTTTGGAGGTCAGCGACCTCTGCGCTTTCGCGAGCAGCGAGGCGTACTCGCCGCTCGGGCAAGCGTCCATCATCCATTGGGCTTTCGAGAGGATCGTTCCGTTCGACACGATGATCGACCGAACGGGGCTGATCCTGGCCTTCATGCCCATGTTCAGACGCGGCCTTTTCGCGAACGGCTACATGGCGCCCATATGCTGGGGCGCCTCCATCGGGAGGGAATACCGTCGGAAGCTGAAGGACTCCTCCCGCGTCGACCGCTCGCCGGGAAAGGGGGAGGACCTAAGGGAGCACTGGGCGGTATACAATGCGCAGAACACGTACCTGTCGGTGGTCGTGGCGGACTCGTTCTTGGCCGAAGCGGAGAAGCTGAGCGCGAAGTGGAGGTCGCAGAACCTGCGCATACCGGCCCATTCGGCACTGGACAAGCTGTTGGACCTGCTTTTGGGAAACCCCGGGCTCTCCACGATACGCGCTGCCGAGCTGATCGGGAAGAGCTACGGCGCCACCAACGAGGCCATCAGGCAGCTGGCTCGGGCGGGGATCGTCCGGGAAGTGGCGGTCGACGGCAGGGAGCGCATCTTCGTGTGCGGGCAGTCTGCCGCCATGATCACGGATTTTGTGGAAAGCCTGGTCAAGAAGGGCGACGAGGCGGAATCGAGCGGGGTGCGCTGCTAGGTGTGCGGCTTTGCACATGCATTGCCGCCGAGCTGGGCTGGGGCGGCATGTCTTGCCGCGCGCAGGACAGTCGCGATGCTGCGGCTCTCCTGCGCGCCTTCTTTCTATGACTGAGGCCTACTTCGCGGCTTCCGCGGTGGTGTCGCTGTGGAAGTTGGAGAAGCCGCCGACGGCGTTTGCCACGAACCTGCCCTCGCCCTTGGAGAAGAACACCTGCGCCGCCACGAGGTCCTTCAGACTGACCCCGATCTGCGCCATAGCCTCCTTCTGGCTCATCCCCGCCTCGATGAAGACGTTGAGTTCCTCCGCCTTCTTCGGTGATTCCAGAGCCATGAACTCCTCGCGATTCATAAGGTACCTCCCCGAAAGATCGTCGCCTGCCACCCTGTAGGCCCATTATAGGAAGGGGAGGGACGTTCCCTAAGAACGTTTCCGTTCAGCGCGCCGACGGAAACGTTTGCTCGTTGGAACCTGACGGCGAATACACACGGCGCTTATATGAGCAAAGCGGCTCCTACGCGCACTGAACAAGGACCAAACTTTCCAGAAACATGCCTTAGAGTAACTTTAAGGCATGTTTCTGGAACCAGTATGCACAGCTTCAGCCACGCAATGGGAGCGCTTTTCATTCTGCGGCTTGCATCCTCGCTCGATCAAAATCATAAATCCAATATCCCTTGAGAACAACTCGACGCTTTCGACGGGCATTTCATTTTTCTGGTCCGCCAAATCCCACAAGGGGCCAGCTAGAGACATGAGGACGATCATCGCGAACCCGACTATTACGAAAAGAGTCGTTGCGAAGCTCATGCAGGTGGAGTCTCCAGACGAATCTGCAAGCCTCACCAAGAAAGATACAAATACTCCCACCACCAGCGCTGCATACGCGCAATCGGTGAACATCTTGCGCGCCTCGCGCCGGGCCGACAGGAACCGCTGGGCCTCTTCTCGCATGAAACCGAGGGCGTCGGGAGTCAGACCGGTTTGGGCAACAAACTTTCGCCTTATACACTCAACCTGCTTGAATACACACCCGAGGTCGCCCAACGCGCTTTTGCGCTTGAACTTGTTGAGCAATATCGAATAGAAAAAGGAGAGAACAAGCGTGAATGCCAAGATGGCAATTTGGACAGTAACGGCAAAATCGCTCGGCAGCAGCGTTGAAGCAACAAAGCCAAGCAGGCACAGAATCAGCACTGCCAGGAAAGCCTTCGCAAAAAACGGGGCATTGGTTGCAAAGCGCCGCCAGATCGATCCCCGCTCATCCCTCGATATTCTGCCATATTTTGAAATAATAACCGAGCATAACAACCCCGCACCCCGATCCCTATCAACCACCGACCGACCACCGATCACCGACCAACGTAAATTGAATTCTCGTAGGTAAAAACTTCACCTCCAGTCTTGCATAAATCATGTAAATGCGGATTCCGAACCGTGGCCATGGCCGTTTGTGCTTTTCCTTCTTCCCGTAGGCGAAGGACCGACAGGAAGGAGGCCCTCATGGGGGATTCCAAGGGCGGTAGGCGCCCACTCACCTACGACGACAGGCTCGCGATAGAGCGTGGCCTGAACAGAGGGGACAGGATAGCGTGGATCGCGAGGACGATTGGCCGCGCGCCCAAGGTGGTCGCCGAGGAGGTAAAGCGCAACTGGACCGACGACCCCCAGGGAATGCTCGTGGTCCGAACCCGCAACATCTGCTCGAAGGCGGGGCTCTGCGAGGTGCGCGGGCTGTGCAAGGGCATGTGCAGGGCGCGCTGCAGCAGGTGCAAGGACTTCCTCTGTAACTCGCTCTGTCCCGATTTCGAGGCGAAGCCGTGCGAGAAGCTGGCAAGGAGCCCGTTCTGCTGCAACGCCTGCCCGAGCAGGGTCGGCGGCGGGTGCCGTCATCCCTATAGGTACTACCAGGCGAAATGGGCCCAAGACGCAGCCGACGCCAGGCGCAGCGAGTCCAGGCAGGGGATAGACTGCGACCCCGAGGCGTTCGAGAGCGCGATAACCCTGATATCGGACGGCCTCGCCAAAGGCCAGAGCCCGCAGCACATATTCGCCGCGAACCCCGGCGCCATACCGTTCGGCGTGCGCAGCCTCTACAACTACCTCGGCGGCGCCAAGGCGGGGGATCTGTCGAAGCTCGACCTGCCGAAGGCCGTACGCTACAAGCCCAGGTCGAAGTCGAAGTCCGCCAAATCCTCCAACATTCCGCGCGAGGTGCTCGAGGGGAGGCGGTGGACGGATTTCTGCGCCCTCGACCAGGCCGACCGCGACAACGCCGTCGAGATGGACACGGTGGTCGGGAGGCAGGGCAGGGACTCGCAGTGCATCTTGACGCTGTTCGTCAGGCGCATAGGGTTCCAGTTCTACATCCTCCTACCGGACAAGTCGGCGACCAGCGTGGTCGAGGCGCTCGACACCCTCCAGGAGCTCTGCGGGCCCCGGTTCTCCCAGGCCTTCGGCCTGATCCTCTGCGACCGCGGAAGCGAGTTCAGCGATGCGGAGCGCATCGAGCACGGCAGGAACGGCGTGAAGCGGCTGAGCCTCTTCTACTGCGATCCGCTCCAGAGCCAGCAAAAGGGACGTTGCGAGCGCTGCCACGAGGAGCTTAGGCGGATACTGCCGAAGGGAAAAACGAACTTCGACGCCTTGACCTGCCGCGACATGGCGGCGTGCATGAGCCACGTTAACAGCTACCTTCGCGGCAAGATGGACTGGATGGCGCCCGTCGAGATGGCGCGCCTCGTGCTTCCGCAAGGGCTCCTCGACGCGTACGGGGTCGAG is from Gordonibacter urolithinfaciens and encodes:
- a CDS encoding winged helix-turn-helix transcriptional regulator codes for the protein MGYSGYSYSALTQAEFYKAEAELIRFGERLAHSPSAKHLQDTLLAIDAIFAIRMSHDMTLPAVPLITAFDLSNWKYRGDAERGIRTQRPEFRFPDNCLNAALQAIHYMQAIEWASAVSRQDAAITMETVLHLHEILLSGKTGDNRYHGFRSNFLPHKKGSDPTAIPLEVSDLCAFASSEAYSPLGQASIIHWAFERIVPFDTMIDRTGLILAFMPMFRRGLFANGYMAPICWGASIGREYRRKLKDSSRVDRSPGKGEDLREHWAVYNAQNTYLSVVVADSFLAEAEKLSAKWRSQNLRIPAHSALDKLLDLLLGNPGLSTIRAAELIGKSYGATNEAIRQLARAGIVREVAVDGRERIFVCGQSAAMITDFVESLVKKGDEAESSGVRC
- a CDS encoding IS30 family transposase, encoding MGDSKGGRRPLTYDDRLAIERGLNRGDRIAWIARTIGRAPKVVAEEVKRNWTDDPQGMLVVRTRNICSKAGLCEVRGLCKGMCRARCSRCKDFLCNSLCPDFEAKPCEKLARSPFCCNACPSRVGGGCRHPYRYYQAKWAQDAADARRSESRQGIDCDPEAFESAITLISDGLAKGQSPQHIFAANPGAIPFGVRSLYNYLGGAKAGDLSKLDLPKAVRYKPRSKSKSAKSSNIPREVLEGRRWTDFCALDQADRDNAVEMDTVVGRQGRDSQCILTLFVRRIGFQFYILLPDKSATSVVEALDTLQELCGPRFSQAFGLILCDRGSEFSDAERIEHGRNGVKRLSLFYCDPLQSQQKGRCERCHEELRRILPKGKTNFDALTCRDMAACMSHVNSYLRGKMDWMAPVEMARLVLPQGLLDAYGVEEIEPKEVNLTPHLVPHAITLI